One genomic window of Halobellus limi includes the following:
- a CDS encoding DUF7109 family protein, translated as MTSELQSDELAGVVDLFGALTPAELERALGELAFKQGSDVEAAALSGAVDDAVASYALVRYEQGGETLLIPGPAAFPTLPENAEDLPHILDVRERDVDREAAARAVAERLRTEAARAVTDGDEESMRRLLDVTYDVAVWSDAVDVDDIRARLDDELDA; from the coding sequence GTGACCTCGGAACTCCAGTCCGACGAACTGGCCGGCGTCGTCGACCTCTTCGGCGCGCTCACGCCCGCGGAACTCGAACGCGCGCTGGGCGAACTGGCGTTCAAACAGGGCTCCGACGTCGAGGCCGCCGCGCTCTCGGGCGCCGTCGACGACGCGGTGGCCTCGTACGCGCTGGTTCGCTACGAGCAGGGCGGCGAGACGCTCCTGATCCCGGGGCCGGCGGCGTTCCCGACGCTCCCGGAGAACGCGGAGGACCTGCCGCACATCCTCGACGTCCGGGAGCGGGACGTCGACCGCGAGGCCGCCGCACGGGCGGTCGCCGAACGGCTTCGGACCGAGGCGGCACGCGCCGTCACCGACGGGGACGAGGAATCGATGCGGCGACTGTTGGACGTCACGTACGACGTCGCCGTCTGGTCCGACGCGGTCGATGTCGACGACATCCGGGCGCGCCTCGACGACGAACTGGACGCGTAA